In a single window of the Microbacterium sp. SL75 genome:
- a CDS encoding DHA2 family efflux MFS transporter permease subunit, which translates to MNHTQAGRRWAGLVFISIAVSLIIVDSTIVNVAVPSIVDELKISSTEVQWVQEAYTLVFASFLLVFGSLADRFGRRRLMQLGVVIFAGASIAASLAPTGGLLILSRLIQGVGGAMILPTTLSIINATFRGRERGIAFAVWGSTIGGMAAVGPLLGGWLTTSFSWRWAFGINIPLGVVIVIGVALTVAESRSEKAQRIDGVGALLSVLTMAPLVFGLIEGRTYGWWTLDQTPSVGGWTWPLSLSPIPIAFAVALISLVAFIAWGLRRQRRGLSTLLAFDLFRITSFRNGNIAAAVVSLGEFGIILALPLWLQFVVGFDALQTGLLLLSLAVGSFVASGFAGALSGRVAPVWVVRGGLLAEIVGVAGVAFTIGPDAGWGPLVPFLFVYGLGVGLATAQLTGVVLADVPPSASGQASGTQSTSRQLGAALGVAILGTVLFSTTAGVLASTLDERGIPAAPRDQVVSEVVDSAGAAIAGLGASPETQDLAINARAAFSDGTRAAAFTAAAFLTLGLASTVTLGTGARRRDDGDVRTD; encoded by the coding sequence ATGAACCACACACAGGCAGGGCGCCGCTGGGCGGGGCTCGTCTTCATCAGCATCGCCGTGTCGCTGATCATCGTCGACTCGACGATCGTCAACGTCGCCGTGCCCTCGATCGTCGACGAGCTGAAGATCTCCTCGACCGAGGTGCAATGGGTCCAAGAGGCCTACACCCTCGTCTTCGCGTCGTTCCTGCTCGTGTTCGGCAGCCTCGCCGACCGCTTCGGGCGACGACGGCTGATGCAGCTCGGCGTCGTGATCTTCGCGGGGGCATCGATCGCCGCATCCCTCGCGCCCACCGGCGGCCTGCTGATCCTCTCGCGACTGATCCAGGGCGTGGGCGGCGCGATGATCCTGCCCACGACCCTGTCGATCATCAACGCCACCTTCCGCGGGCGCGAACGCGGCATCGCCTTCGCGGTGTGGGGCTCGACCATCGGCGGCATGGCCGCGGTGGGTCCCCTCCTCGGCGGGTGGCTGACCACGTCGTTCTCCTGGCGGTGGGCTTTCGGCATCAACATCCCCCTCGGCGTCGTCATCGTGATCGGCGTCGCCCTGACCGTCGCGGAGTCCCGGAGCGAGAAGGCCCAGCGCATCGACGGCGTCGGCGCGCTGCTCTCGGTGCTCACGATGGCCCCGCTCGTCTTCGGACTCATCGAGGGCCGCACGTACGGGTGGTGGACGCTCGATCAGACGCCCTCGGTGGGCGGCTGGACCTGGCCACTCTCGCTCTCCCCCATCCCGATCGCCTTCGCGGTGGCCCTGATCTCTCTGGTCGCCTTCATCGCGTGGGGCCTGCGGCGCCAGCGTCGGGGACTCTCGACCCTGCTGGCCTTCGACCTGTTCCGGATCACGTCCTTCCGCAACGGCAACATCGCCGCGGCCGTCGTGTCTCTGGGAGAGTTCGGCATCATCCTGGCGCTGCCCCTCTGGCTGCAGTTCGTCGTCGGCTTCGATGCGCTGCAGACCGGCCTGCTGCTGCTGTCCTTGGCCGTCGGCTCGTTCGTGGCGAGCGGGTTCGCGGGTGCTCTCAGTGGCAGGGTCGCGCCCGTCTGGGTGGTGCGCGGGGGGCTTCTCGCCGAGATCGTGGGCGTCGCGGGCGTTGCCTTCACCATCGGACCGGATGCCGGCTGGGGGCCGCTCGTGCCCTTCCTCTTCGTCTACGGACTCGGTGTGGGCCTGGCCACGGCGCAGCTCACCGGCGTCGTCCTGGCCGACGTCCCTCCCTCGGCGAGCGGACAGGCCTCGGGTACGCAGTCAACCTCGCGCCAGCTGGGGGCAGCGCTCGGTGTCGCGATCCTCGGCACGGTGCTCTTCTCGACCACGGCGGGGGTGCTGGCATCCACCCTCGACGAGCGAGGGATCCCCGCGGCCCCGCGCGACCAGGTGGTTTCGGAGGTGGTCGACAGCGCCGGCGCCGCGATCGCGGGCCTGGGCGCCTCACCGGAGACGCAGGATCTCGCGATCAACGCCCGCGCGGCGTTCAGCGACGGAACCCGAGCGGCGGCCTTCACCGCGGCCGCCTTCCTGACCCTGGGGCTCGCCTCGACCGTCACGCTCGGCACGGGTGCGCGGCGGCGCGACGACGGCGACGTGCGAACCGATTAG
- a CDS encoding S24/S26 family peptidase: MRSGRIISIAGVAAARAVVALVLALAFWAAAPVALGWLPTTVMTASMTPAIEVGDIVVSRPVPREALLPGRVVLATDPDWADRLRLHRIAELGPDGDLVTKGDANPDADSTPLHPDAVLGVGVLRVPGIGMPIVWLRTGEVLPLAGVVAAFALCLAVALRRGVDDDPEDPSPPPEDTPPTRRALRAPPARSRLFRRGFGFAVAVATAGVTVSTPASASFSDESAASGTVTAGRVTGPETLGCYNDGGAVVTWAYDGWEPRSFDLLVNGRVVIADIPPRFRAARVPDDGSYSLFRTDRVTVRTNVGEQWSAESGESVPVGGVLLGFGRPFCR; the protein is encoded by the coding sequence GTGCGCTCTGGTCGCATCATTTCCATCGCGGGGGTGGCGGCGGCGCGAGCGGTCGTGGCGCTGGTACTGGCGCTGGCGTTCTGGGCGGCGGCACCCGTCGCCCTGGGGTGGCTGCCGACCACCGTGATGACGGCGTCGATGACGCCGGCGATCGAGGTGGGCGACATCGTCGTGTCACGACCCGTTCCGCGGGAGGCCCTCCTTCCCGGTCGTGTCGTGCTGGCGACAGACCCCGACTGGGCTGACCGGTTGCGCCTGCACCGCATCGCCGAGCTCGGCCCCGACGGCGATCTCGTCACGAAGGGCGACGCCAACCCCGACGCCGATTCGACCCCGCTGCACCCCGATGCCGTCCTCGGCGTCGGGGTGCTGCGGGTGCCCGGGATCGGCATGCCGATCGTGTGGCTGCGCACCGGCGAGGTCCTCCCGCTCGCGGGCGTCGTGGCGGCATTCGCCCTCTGCCTCGCGGTCGCGTTGCGCCGCGGGGTCGACGACGATCCTGAGGACCCGTCCCCGCCGCCCGAGGACACCCCTCCGACCCGTCGAGCTCTGCGCGCGCCACCCGCCAGGTCTCGCCTGTTCCGACGCGGCTTCGGTTTCGCGGTCGCCGTCGCGACAGCGGGGGTGACCGTGAGCACCCCGGCCTCCGCGTCGTTCAGCGACGAGTCCGCGGCATCCGGAACCGTCACCGCGGGTCGCGTCACCGGTCCGGAAACGCTCGGCTGCTACAACGACGGCGGAGCGGTGGTGACCTGGGCATACGACGGGTGGGAGCCCCGCAGCTTCGACCTGCTGGTCAACGGACGCGTCGTGATCGCCGACATCCCCCCGCGGTTCCGGGCCGCCCGCGTGCCGGACGACGGTTCGTACTCGCTGTTTCGCACCGACCGGGTCACCGTGCGCACGAACGTGGGCGAGCAGTGGTCGGCCGAGTCGGGTGAGAGCGTGCCCGTGGGAGGCGTGCTGCTCGGGTTCGGCCGGCCGTTCTGTCGGTGA
- a CDS encoding alpha-hydroxy acid oxidase: MVQRQLPKVGELLELMQFKKPELDARKRRLDAALTIADLRAIAQRRTPKAAFDYTDGAAEGELSLDRARRAFEDVEFHPDILRPAADVDTSCEILGGPSALPFGIAPTGFTRLMQTEGETAGASAAAAAGIPFTLSTLGTTSIEDVKAANPVGRNWFQLYVMKDRSISYGLVERAAAAGFDTLQFTVDTPIAGARLRDKRNGFSIPPQLTVGTIVNAIPRPWWWIDFLTTPKLEFASLSTTGGTVGELLNAAMDPTISYDDLDVIRGMWPGKLVVKGVQNVQDAARLVDLGVDGIVLSNHGGRQLDRAPIPFHLLPKVVREVGKDATIMVDTGIMNGADIVASVALGAKFTLIGRAYLYGLMAGGRQGVDRTIAILRSEIERTMTLLGVSSLAELEPRHVTQLTRLVPVADQAVDARV, translated from the coding sequence ATGGTTCAGCGTCAGCTGCCGAAGGTCGGCGAGCTCCTCGAGCTCATGCAGTTCAAGAAGCCCGAGCTCGACGCGCGAAAGCGCCGTCTCGACGCGGCGCTGACGATCGCGGACCTGCGCGCGATCGCCCAGCGTCGCACCCCCAAGGCCGCTTTCGACTACACCGACGGTGCGGCCGAGGGTGAGCTGTCGCTCGACCGCGCGCGCCGCGCCTTCGAGGACGTGGAGTTCCACCCCGACATCCTCCGCCCCGCGGCCGACGTCGACACCTCGTGCGAGATCCTCGGCGGGCCCTCCGCGCTCCCGTTCGGTATCGCGCCCACCGGCTTCACGCGTCTGATGCAGACCGAGGGCGAGACGGCGGGAGCCTCCGCGGCGGCCGCCGCCGGCATCCCGTTCACGCTCTCGACCCTGGGGACGACCTCGATCGAGGACGTCAAGGCGGCCAACCCCGTCGGCCGCAACTGGTTCCAGCTCTACGTCATGAAAGACCGCAGCATCTCGTACGGCCTCGTCGAGCGAGCCGCCGCGGCGGGCTTCGACACCCTGCAGTTCACCGTCGACACCCCCATCGCCGGCGCCCGTCTGCGCGACAAGCGCAACGGCTTCTCGATCCCGCCGCAGCTGACCGTCGGCACCATCGTCAACGCGATCCCGCGGCCCTGGTGGTGGATCGACTTCCTCACCACGCCCAAGCTCGAGTTCGCATCGCTCAGCACGACCGGGGGCACTGTCGGCGAGCTGCTGAACGCGGCGATGGACCCCACGATCAGCTACGACGACCTCGACGTCATCCGCGGGATGTGGCCCGGGAAGCTCGTGGTCAAGGGCGTGCAGAACGTCCAGGATGCCGCGCGCCTGGTCGACCTCGGCGTCGACGGCATCGTGCTGTCGAACCACGGCGGGCGCCAGCTCGACCGCGCCCCCATCCCCTTCCACCTGTTGCCGAAGGTCGTGCGCGAGGTGGGCAAGGACGCGACGATCATGGTCGACACCGGCATCATGAACGGGGCCGACATCGTGGCATCCGTCGCTCTGGGGGCGAAGTTCACCCTCATCGGCCGGGCCTACCTCTATGGCCTCATGGCGGGCGGGCGCCAGGGCGTCGACCGCACGATCGCGATCCTGCGCAGCGAGATCGAGCGCACGATGACCCTGCTCGGGGTCTCGTCCCTCGCCGAGCTCGAGCCGCGTCACGTCACCCAGCTGACGCGGCTGGTGCCGGTGGCCGACCAGGCGGTCGACGCGCGGGTGTGA
- a CDS encoding rhamnulokinase gives MSSAEPVGAAPIGAVRAVAAVDLGATSGRVMIGRVGDAVLELEQVARFPNGPVEREDGWHWDIEALWRHVRAGLAEALRREPSIESVGIDSWAVDYGLLRDGELVAEPFHYRDDRTARGVDAVHAAVPFEQLYRRNGLQFLPFNTLYQYAADPQLATAESSLLIPDLFAERLTGERVAERTNASTTGLLDVHTGEWDAALAEALGTPASVLPPLVDPGETIGNAPEDLGGLPVVAVGSHDTASAVVAVPMSSPHAAYISCGTWGLVGLELEAPIVTDAARAANFTNEGGVDGRIRFLRNVTGLWLLSETVRAWSEADGAPVDLGQLLAAAASVAAPARLFDADDPSLAAPGDMPARIAALLGGAAPGRSGRPMFARIIVESIAEAFATTLRAAERLAEREIDVVHLVGGGALNALLCQATADRSGLPVLAGPVEATALGNVLVQARARGCFGADASLEDLRARVSAAYPPKRFSPRS, from the coding sequence ATGAGCAGCGCCGAGCCGGTCGGGGCCGCGCCGATCGGAGCCGTCCGTGCCGTGGCGGCCGTGGACCTGGGCGCCACCAGCGGCCGTGTGATGATCGGTCGGGTCGGCGACGCGGTGCTCGAGCTCGAGCAGGTCGCCCGCTTCCCCAACGGGCCCGTCGAACGCGAGGACGGGTGGCACTGGGACATCGAGGCCCTGTGGCGCCACGTGCGCGCGGGTCTCGCCGAGGCGCTGCGCCGCGAGCCCTCGATCGAGAGCGTGGGCATCGACTCGTGGGCCGTCGACTACGGACTGCTGCGCGACGGCGAGCTCGTCGCCGAGCCGTTCCATTACCGTGACGACCGCACCGCGCGCGGAGTGGATGCCGTGCACGCGGCCGTTCCGTTCGAGCAGCTGTACCGCCGGAACGGGCTGCAGTTCCTGCCCTTCAACACGCTGTACCAGTACGCTGCCGATCCGCAGCTCGCTACGGCGGAGTCGAGCCTGCTCATTCCCGACCTGTTCGCGGAGCGTCTCACCGGCGAGCGGGTCGCCGAGCGTACGAACGCCTCGACGACCGGGTTGCTCGACGTGCACACGGGGGAGTGGGACGCCGCGCTCGCCGAGGCGCTCGGCACCCCCGCATCCGTCCTGCCCCCGCTCGTGGACCCCGGAGAGACGATCGGGAACGCGCCCGAGGATCTCGGGGGCCTGCCGGTCGTGGCCGTCGGCTCGCACGACACCGCCTCGGCCGTGGTGGCGGTACCGATGTCGTCGCCGCACGCGGCCTACATCTCGTGCGGCACGTGGGGCCTGGTGGGTCTGGAGCTCGAGGCGCCGATCGTGACGGATGCCGCGCGTGCGGCGAACTTCACCAACGAGGGCGGTGTCGACGGGCGCATCCGCTTCCTGCGCAACGTCACGGGCCTGTGGTTGCTCAGCGAGACCGTGCGGGCGTGGTCCGAGGCCGACGGCGCACCCGTCGACCTCGGACAACTGCTCGCGGCCGCGGCGTCGGTCGCGGCACCCGCGCGCCTGTTCGATGCCGACGACCCCTCGCTCGCCGCCCCCGGCGACATGCCCGCGCGGATCGCGGCCCTGCTCGGCGGTGCCGCCCCGGGGCGCTCGGGCCGCCCGATGTTCGCGCGAATCATCGTCGAGAGCATCGCCGAGGCGTTCGCGACGACCCTGCGCGCGGCCGAGAGGCTCGCCGAGCGCGAGATCGACGTCGTGCACCTCGTGGGCGGCGGGGCGCTCAACGCCCTGCTGTGCCAGGCGACGGCCGACCGTTCGGGCCTTCCCGTGCTCGCGGGGCCCGTCGAAGCGACCGCGCTCGGAAACGTCCTGGTGCAGGCCCGCGCGCGGGGGTGCTTCGGCGCCGACGCCTCTCTCGAAGACCTGCGGGCCCGCGTATCGGCGGCCTACCCTCCGAAGCGCTTCTCCCCACGATCCTGA